A genomic window from Tolypothrix sp. PCC 7910 includes:
- a CDS encoding pentapeptide repeat-containing protein encodes MKSQILATTVFLTIISYTTSAQAANSEHIRQLLASKQCQNCDLTNAGLVLADLSGANLSGANLAGANLSRANLTGADLRGANLSGAGLFGVNLSGARLAGANLAGADLRNSYLANAELTGVNLNSTYLQGAVGIPAQIATPDEFYAWGVAEGQKGNVRQAIDYFNQAIAAKADYAGAYLARGIARYQILDRQGAFQDAQIAEKLFTSQQNSSGIQTSQAFIKELQTPPDGKVSVGKPSFFDFIGSLGSVLLQFFPF; translated from the coding sequence ATGAAAAGCCAAATTCTAGCCACAACGGTATTCTTAACTATAATTAGCTACACAACGAGTGCCCAAGCTGCAAATTCTGAACATATTAGACAATTATTAGCAAGCAAACAATGTCAGAATTGTGACCTAACAAATGCGGGTTTGGTTTTAGCAGATTTATCCGGAGCAAATTTAAGCGGTGCTAATCTTGCCGGTGCTAACCTCAGCCGTGCAAACTTAACCGGTGCTGATTTGAGAGGTGCAAACTTAAGTGGTGCTGGTTTATTTGGTGTAAACCTGAGCGGTGCTAGACTGGCGGGAGCAAATCTAGCAGGTGCAGACTTAAGAAATAGCTATTTAGCCAATGCAGAATTAACCGGAGTCAACCTTAATAGCACTTACCTGCAAGGTGCCGTTGGGATACCAGCACAAATTGCCACACCAGACGAATTTTATGCTTGGGGTGTAGCAGAAGGACAAAAAGGCAACGTCCGCCAAGCCATTGATTATTTTAACCAAGCGATCGCCGCTAAAGCCGACTACGCAGGCGCATACTTAGCTCGTGGTATTGCCCGTTACCAAATATTAGACCGCCAAGGCGCATTCCAGGATGCCCAAATAGCCGAAAAGCTGTTTACTTCTCAACAAAATAGTTCTGGAATCCAAACATCCCAAGCCTTTATTAAAGAACTACAAACACCGCCAGATGGTAAAGTCAGCGTCGGTAAACCCAGCTTTTTTGACTTTATTGGCAGCCTTGGCTCAGTTTTACTGCAATTCTTCCCCTTCTAA
- a CDS encoding DUF4079 domain-containing protein translates to MEIADFLSLIHPAIAVIFVFPLIGNVVNFAWQTRQRRLQSLVGGKSKIPPLVGSEHKKLGECLTSAVVGLTLIGLAYAIGKDIVKHQLWNTATFQFIFIILMFAVTIISLVLLYQAKQRLWRGVFATLTGAGLVILGCQDGVYRLTKEWYWSHYYIGITAALLMIFSLAIVQDIYQDRSHRWRLVHTILNCVALLLFIGQGLTGTRDLLQIPLSWQEPYIYQCDYVNKVCGTIKP, encoded by the coding sequence ATGGAAATAGCCGATTTTCTGAGCCTAATACATCCCGCGATCGCAGTAATTTTTGTCTTCCCTTTAATTGGGAATGTGGTAAATTTTGCTTGGCAAACACGTCAACGCAGGTTACAAAGTTTAGTGGGAGGTAAAAGCAAAATTCCCCCGCTGGTTGGTTCAGAACATAAAAAGTTAGGTGAGTGCTTAACTAGTGCGGTTGTTGGCTTAACTTTAATCGGTCTAGCTTATGCAATTGGGAAAGATATCGTCAAACATCAACTGTGGAATACTGCAACTTTTCAATTTATTTTCATCATTTTGATGTTTGCGGTAACGATTATCTCTTTAGTTTTACTTTATCAAGCCAAGCAGAGATTATGGCGGGGAGTATTTGCCACTTTAACTGGTGCGGGGTTAGTGATTCTTGGTTGCCAAGATGGAGTTTATCGCCTGACTAAAGAATGGTATTGGTCACATTATTATATTGGCATTACCGCAGCCTTGCTGATGATTTTTTCTTTAGCGATTGTGCAAGATATTTATCAAGATAGATCCCATCGCTGGCGGCTAGTGCATACAATTTTGAATTGCGTAGCTTTATTATTGTTTATTGGACAAGGCTTAACAGGTACGAGAGATTTACTACAAATTCCCTTAAGTTGGCAAGAACCATACATTTATCAGTGTGATTATGTGAATAAAGTTTGTGGGACGATAAAGCCGTAG
- a CDS encoding cell wall metabolism sensor histidine kinase WalK translates to MEKISNILRKVDPGSLRLRLTAGIAAFSALGLGSLSVWTSLKMQDILIDNHKRHVEKIADRLPRDVQLYIQMMPQASGLDKSINNLIDNDTFIWIKNPENQIIAKSTNWNQLPNATTSQLMSLTEMSVKPEVTQVQQRYYVLCGAALQVQSKQLGKLFVVKDITREQTMFLALVRSLGIASLLIIIVISLAIAVYIRRSLQPLRQLSQMAAVISAADLPEAQLSLKQAPSEVKELTQTFNMLLSRLAESWEQERQFVSNVSHELRTPLTIVHGYLQSVLRRPSNLTATQVEALETAAVEAEHTIRLLQDLLDLARADSGNLHFRMNPCVLNDLVAEVVGMAQKYSDRTILIESPNHPIEVKADYNRLKQVLLNLIDNAVKYSEADTSVIVRLQQQDKAAIIQVDDKGYGIPLQHQARIFERFYRVDETRARSTGGSGLGLSIVKTLIEGMGGSVTVRSRLGEGSIFTISLPISPK, encoded by the coding sequence GTGGAAAAAATCAGCAACATCTTGCGAAAAGTAGATCCAGGTTCATTACGGTTACGGTTAACGGCTGGGATTGCGGCATTTTCGGCTTTGGGGTTGGGTAGCCTCTCTGTCTGGACTAGCTTGAAAATGCAGGATATTTTAATAGATAATCATAAACGCCATGTTGAGAAAATTGCCGATCGCCTACCGCGTGATGTGCAACTTTATATTCAAATGATGCCACAAGCCAGTGGTTTAGATAAGTCGATAAATAATTTAATTGATAACGATACTTTTATCTGGATTAAAAACCCGGAAAATCAAATTATTGCCAAATCTACTAATTGGAATCAGCTACCAAATGCAACGACATCACAGTTAATGTCTTTAACCGAAATGTCGGTGAAACCAGAAGTTACTCAAGTACAGCAGCGCTATTATGTTTTATGTGGTGCGGCTTTGCAAGTCCAGAGTAAGCAACTGGGTAAGCTATTTGTAGTTAAGGATATTACCCGCGAACAAACAATGTTTTTGGCGCTGGTGCGTAGTTTAGGGATTGCGAGTCTATTAATAATTATTGTAATTTCCTTAGCGATCGCAGTTTATATTCGCCGTTCTCTGCAACCTCTGCGTCAACTGAGTCAAATGGCGGCGGTGATTTCTGCGGCTGATTTACCAGAGGCGCAGCTATCCCTGAAGCAAGCACCCAGCGAAGTTAAAGAGTTAACGCAAACCTTTAATATGCTATTATCCCGGCTGGCGGAATCTTGGGAACAAGAACGACAGTTTGTCAGCAACGTTTCCCACGAATTACGCACACCTTTAACCATTGTGCATGGCTACTTACAAAGCGTACTCCGGCGACCGAGTAATTTAACAGCAACCCAAGTTGAAGCTTTAGAAACTGCGGCTGTGGAAGCCGAACATACTATCAGGCTGTTGCAAGACTTACTAGATTTAGCAAGGGCTGATAGCGGTAATTTGCATTTTCGCATGAATCCCTGTGTGCTGAATGACTTAGTTGCTGAAGTGGTGGGGATGGCACAGAAATATAGCGATCGCACTATCCTGATAGAATCACCAAATCATCCCATTGAGGTGAAAGCCGACTATAATCGCCTCAAGCAGGTATTGTTGAACTTAATTGATAACGCCGTCAAGTATTCCGAAGCTGATACTTCCGTGATTGTCAGGTTACAACAGCAAGATAAAGCAGCCATAATTCAAGTTGACGATAAAGGTTATGGTATACCTTTGCAACACCAAGCCCGCATCTTCGAGCGATTTTACCGCGTAGACGAAACCCGCGCCCGTTCCACTGGCGGTTCTGGTTTAGGCTTATCAATAGTGAAAACCTTAATTGAAGGTATGGGTGGTAGTGTCACCGTGCGATCGCGCTTAGGCGAAGGCAGTATATTTACAATTAGTTTGCCAATTTCGCCGAAATAG